A stretch of DNA from Microbacterium sp. LWS13-1.2:
CTCGCTGCCGCCGATCCGCGCGCGCACGCGCACGGAGCCGAATCCGCGGTACGGCCGCGGGATCTCGCGGATCTCCTCGCTCAGCTCAGGCGGAACCGCCGTGAAGAACCACGACGAGTCCTCCCGTGCCGCCCAGCGGAACACATCGCTGTCGAACTCGATGATCACGCCACCGACGCTACCGCCGGCCGGGGACACGCGTCACAGGTGCTCGCCGGGAGGCCCACCGTGGCGGTCCACCAGCCTTTGCAGGCAGCTCGACCAGCCGTCGATGTGCTGATCGCGCTCCTCGCCGCTCGCGAAACCGGACTGGCGCACGATGACGCGGGTCGCGGCATCCGCTGCCGGCTCCAGCACGACCTCGACATCGGTCGCGTGCTCCTCCCCCGCCCACCGCCACGCGAGCCGCAGCGCGCGCCGCGCTTCGAACGTGAGCACCGTCGCCTCGACGCCGATGCCGGCCGGCGCCGACCGCACCTCCCAGCGACCCAACTCGCGCACCTCGACGACCGCGGTCGTCTCGAAGCGGGGCGGCCAGAACCACTCGGCGAGAAGGCCTGCGACGGTGAACTCGCGCCACACGACATCGACGGACGCCGCCACCAGCGCCTCTTCGGTGAGCTCATGCATGCTGACACCGTACGCCGGGCCTCCCCCATAGGATCAAGCGCATGTCGAACGCGCGCCCCCGGCCACCTCTCGCCACGCCGGACCGACTGGGTCGCGACCTCTCGAAGCCGCTTCCCCCGGCGCTCAGCTGGATCACGCTGCTCGTCTTCGCCGCGGCGTTCACCGTCGCGTACTTCCTGTTCGGACTCGCGTGGTGGGTGCCGGCGCTCTACGGCGCCGCGAGCCTCATCACGTTCGCCGCCTACGGGATCGACAAGTCGGCGGCCCGCCGCAGCGCAGGGCGCGTCCCGGAGCAGACGCTGCTGCTGCTCGGACTCGTCGGCGGCTGGCCCGGAGCGATCGTCGCGCAGCAGCTGTTCCGGCACAAGACGCGCAAGCGGTCGTTCCGCCGGGCGTTCTGGGGCACGGTCGGAGTGAACATCCTCGTGCTGGCGGCCGCCGTGTACGTCGTCGCCGGCACGCCTCTGTTCTGACGTCCCGCCGGTGTGCTGGCGCGCAGTGTCGCGAGAAGCGACCCGGGGCGGAGCATTCGGGTTGCTCCATCCTCGGGTCGCCGTCTCTCTCGCGTCGGAGTGGATTCGTCAACGCCGAAAACCCCTCCCACGCCGAAGGTTAAGACCGCGTCGAGCGGCGACGCTTGGGGGTTGACAAATGTGCGCCGACGGAGGTGGGGACAGCGCGCGGACGCGGACGGCGTCAGCGGCCGTATCCGGCGGCCCAGTCGTCGCCGTCGGGAACCCACTCGGCGGCTGATGCGGAACCTGCCGACGGCTGTGCGCGGCGCCACTTTGCACCCTCGGGCCAGCTCACCGCGAAGGTCGACGCGACCTTGAACACCCGGCGCGACAGGCCCGACAGGGTCTGCACCGGACGCGCCGACACCGGCATGCGCAGCTGCGGGTCGTAGCGGACGCCGTCGGACGGCCGCAGGCGGATGGTCAGGTCGAGGTCGTCGTGGATGCGGGCGTTGTCACGATCGACGTGGTCGCGCACGCGCTCCCACACCTGCGCACGCATCGCGAAGTTCGACCCGAAGACGAGCGGGATGCCGAGCCACTTCTTGATCCAGTAGTGGCCGCCGCCGATGTACCAGCGCTCGCCGAGGTAGTTCTGCAGCGGCGTCCCGCCGTAGAACTCGGCCCCGCCGGTGAGCACGCCAAGTGTCGGGTCGGACACGAATGCGCGCACCAGCCTTGCGATCCAGTCGGGATGCGGCCGCGAGTCGGCGTCGAGCCGCGCGATGATGTCGGCCTGCTCCAGCGCCTCGTCGTAGCCGCGCGCCGCGGCCGGCCAGATGCCGATCGACGACTCCTCCACGACGACCGCATCGTAGACACGCGCGACGGCGGCCGAGGCATCCGTGCTGGCGTTGTCGACGACGATCACCACGTCGGCGGGGTGTGTCTGCGCCGCGAGCGCGGCGAGGCATGCATCCAGATATGCCGCGTCGTTCCGGCACGGGATGACCACGGCGACGCGAGGGGCGAGGGGCACAAGCGCCACCCTACTCCCGCCGTGTCGGCAGGCGGCGCTAGCCTGCCGACATGAGCGGACTGCGCGTCGTGCCCGCCAACGAGGCGTCGTGGGACGACCTGCAGGCGATCCTCACGGGCGTCGCCGGGCGCTGCCAATGCCAGCGCCAGCGCCTGGGCGATCACGACTGGTGGTACATGCCCGAATCGGAACGCGCCGCGATTCTGCGCGCCGAGACCCACTGCGACGACCCGCGCGCCACCGAGACGATCGGCATCGTCGCCTATCACGACGACGAGCCCGTCGCCTGGTGTGCGGTGGACCGGCGCGGCGTCTACGGGCGGGTCCGCGGGTCGCCCGTGCCGTGGCAGGGGCGCGACGAAGACCCCGACGACGACACCGTCTGGGCGATCGCCTGCATGATCGTGCGCAAGGGCTATCGCCGCCAGGGACTCACGTACGCGCTCGTCGCCGCGGCCGCGGAACACGCCCGTTCTCGCGGCGCGGCGGCCATCGAGGGCTACCCGATGCTGACCGGCGGCGCGAGCGTCATCTGGGACGAGCTCAACGTCGGACCCGTCGGTCCGTTCCTCGCTGCCGGTTTCCGCGAGGTGTCGCATCCGACGAAGCGACGGCTCGTGATGCGCCTCGACTTCTGACGGGACGAGCAAACGCTCTCCGACATTGATGCTTGAGACCGCTCCCATGGTTGGTTACATTCCAGTAAGTAATCGGCATCCCCGCCGCGCACTCACACCCTCAACGGAGAGGACTCCCCATGCCCGCCCCCGTTCCCCGCCTCGCGGCGCCGACCGCACGCACGGCACGCGCCGCGCGCACCGCACGCACGGCACGCGCCGCGCGTATCGCGGCTGTCGCCACCGGCACCGCGCTGATCGCGAGCGCGCTGCTGGCGACGCCCGCCACCGCGGCGCCACCGCGCACGGTCGACCCGTTCCACCCCGACTTCGGGCCGAACGTGACGATCTACTCCCCCGACACGCCCGTCGCCGCCATCCGGGCCGACCTCGATGCCCTGCACGCCCAGCAGGTCGATGCCGAGATGAGCACCGAACGCCAGGCAGTCTACTTCCTGCCAGGCGAGTACGGGTCGGCAGCGGATCCGCTGCAGGTGAAGGTCGGCTACTACACCGAGATCGCAGGCCTGGGCACGTCGCCCGAGGACGTCACCGTCCACGGTGCCGTCGAGGTCTACAACCGCTGCCTCGCCGACGGCGGCACGGGCAACTGCCTCGCGCTCGTCAACTTCTGGCGCACGATCTCGAACCTGTCGATCGACATCCAGGACGCGGACCGCGGCTGCCGCACCGGCACCGACTTCTGGGCGGTGTCGCAGGCGGTCTCGATGCGACGTCTCGACATCGCGGGCGGCAACCTGTCGCTCATGGACTACTGCACCGCCGGTCCGCAGTACGCCAGCGGCGGCTTCATCGCCGATTCGCGCCTGCCCAACGTGATCAACGGCTCGCAGCAGCAGTGGCTGATCCGCAACAGCGAGGTCGCGAGCTGGTCGAACGCCGTCTGGAACCAGGTGTTCTCGGGCGTCGTGGGCGCACCCGACGACGCCGGCTTCCCGGACCCGCCGTACACGACGCTCGACACGACGCCGGTCAGCCGCGAGAAGCCGTACCTGTACGTCGACGACGACGGTCGATACAGCGTGCGGGTGCCCGCGGCGCAGCACGAGTCGAGCGGCGTCACCTGGGCAGACGGCGAGACGGCAGGGCGCAGCATCCCGATCACCGACTTCTACATCGCCACCCCGGCCGACTCGGTGAAGGACATCAACAACGCGCTCGCACGCGGCCAGCACCTGATCCTGACGCCGGGCGTGTACGACATCGCCCAGACGATCAAGGTCAAGCGCGCGAACACCGTCGTGCTCGGGCTCGGGCACGCGACCCTGACCGCGGTCGGCGGTGCGGTGCCGCTGGAGGTGAAGGATGCCGACGGCATCGTCGTCGCGGGCGTCACGATCGACGCGGGCACCGAGCTCTCGCCGGTGCTGCTGCGCGTGGGCGCCGCCGACAGCGACAAGGCGCTCGACCCGGCGAACCCGATCACGCTCAGCGACGTGTACTTCCGCGTCGGCGGGCCCCACATCGGCAAGACGACCACAGCGCTCGAGGTGAACGCCGACGACGTGCTCATCGACCACACCTGGGTGTGGCGCGGCGACCACGGCGTCGAAGGCTTCACGAACGGAGTGAACGGCGACACCGACCGGTGGCAGACCAACACCGGCACCGTCGGCGTGATCGTCAACGGCGACGATGTGACCGCGACCGGCCTGTTCGTCGAGCACTTCCAGACGTACAACACGGTCTGGAACGGCGAGAACGGCCGCGTCGTGCTGTACCAGAACGAGCTGCCGTACGACCCGCCGACGCAGGCTGACTGGACGCAGCCGAACGGCACGCTCGGCTACCCCGGGTACAAGGTCGCCGACGACGTCACCACGCACCGCCTCGACGGCGCAGGCGTGTACGTCTTCAACCAGAACAACCCGTCGATCCTGACGGCCAACGGGTTCGAGGTGCCCGGGACGCCCGGCGTGCAGCTGCACCACATCATGACGGTGAACCTGTCGGCAGGCACGGTCCAGCACGTCGTGAACGGCGTGGGCGGGCAGGCCGACAACACGAACACCGGCACGCCGCAGTTCGTGGTCGACTACCCGCTGCCGTAACCCTCTCGGTCGTTGAGCGAGCGAAGCGAGACGAAACGCGGCAAGCGCCTCTCGCAAGCCCAGGGCGTTTCGTCTCGCTCGTTCCTCGCTCGCTCAACGACCGGACGGATGCCTCGGCTCACGCGACACGCGGGGGCCGGGGCATCCGTCATCCCTTTGCGGCGCGGTGGTTCGGATCTACCATTCGAGCAACCGCCCACGCAGAGTCGCGCGGGCCCTCGGGCAAGGAGAACGCCATGACCGATCCGCAAGAGCAGAGCTGGACCGGATGGGTGGTGTTCGCCGGGATCGTCATGATCATCGCGGGAGCGTTCGACGCCCTCCTGGGACTGACGGCGATCCTGCTGCCTTCGAACGAGTATCTGTTCCTCACGGATGAAGCAGTGATCCTGCTCGACGCGGCGGGCTGGGGCTGGTGGCATCTGATCATCGGCGCCGCCATCGTCGTGGTCGGCATCTTCGTGCTGCGGGGCGCCACCTGGGCGCGCATCGTCGGTGTCGTCCTGGTGTCGATCAACGCGATCAGCCAGATGGGACTCCTCGCCGTGCAGCCCCTGTGGTCCCTCATCATGATCCTGCTCGACATCATCGTGATCTACGCGCTGATCGTCCACGGCCGGGAGCTGAAGCGCACCTGACACGCGGAGAAGTCGGAGCGCGAACGGATGCCTGTCACGTGCCGATGTTGAGCGAGCGAAGCGACGAAACACGCCCGCCCCCTTCGCGGACACTCGAGGCGTTTCGTCTCGCTCGTTCCTCGCTCGCTCAACGACCGCAACTCATGCACGCACCCTGTCGTTGAGCGAGCGAAGCGAGACGAAACGCCCCGAGGTCACCAGAGCGGGTGGATGGCGTCCCGCAGATCGCGGTCGTAGACCTCGTGCACGACACGGTCGAACGCGGCGACGTCGAACCCGGTCTCCTGCTGCGCACCGTCGAGGAGGGCTGCGGCATCCGCGTTGGATGACGCCTGGCGCACGTTGCGGGCGCCAGGGATGACGCTGGTGACGCCGGGCCGCGAGGCGATCCACGCGAGGGTCGCGGCGGGGAGCGTCACTCCATCGGGCAGGGCCCCCGCGAGCTCGGCGGTCGCCTGGACGCCGGTCTCGAACTCGACGCCCGAGAACGTCTCGCCCCGGTCGAACGCTTCGCCGTGGCGGTTGTACGTGCGATGGTCGTCGGCGGCGAACGTCGTGTCTGCCGTGTACTTCCCGGAAAGCAGTCCCGACGCGAGCGGCACACGGGCGAAGACGGCGACGCCCGTCGCCTCGGCCGCCGGCAGCACCTCGTCGAGCGGCTTGAGCCGGAACGGGTTGAAGATGATCTGCACGTTGGTCACGTTCGGCCGTGCGA
This window harbors:
- a CDS encoding DUF1905 domain-containing protein, translated to MIIEFDSDVFRWAAREDSSWFFTAVPPELSEEIREIPRPYRGFGSVRVRARIGGSEWTTSIFPSSDSGSYVLPLKKAVRDAEQLVDGGPVTVRLEVLDG
- a CDS encoding SRPBCC domain-containing protein yields the protein MHELTEEALVAASVDVVWREFTVAGLLAEWFWPPRFETTAVVEVRELGRWEVRSAPAGIGVEATVLTFEARRALRLAWRWAGEEHATDVEVVLEPAADAATRVIVRQSGFASGEERDQHIDGWSSCLQRLVDRHGGPPGEHL
- a CDS encoding DUF1294 domain-containing protein, with the protein product MSNARPRPPLATPDRLGRDLSKPLPPALSWITLLVFAAAFTVAYFLFGLAWWVPALYGAASLITFAAYGIDKSAARRSAGRVPEQTLLLLGLVGGWPGAIVAQQLFRHKTRKRSFRRAFWGTVGVNILVLAAAVYVVAGTPLF
- a CDS encoding glycosyltransferase family A protein, whose protein sequence is MPLAPRVAVVIPCRNDAAYLDACLAALAAQTHPADVVIVVDNASTDASAAVARVYDAVVVEESSIGIWPAAARGYDEALEQADIIARLDADSRPHPDWIARLVRAFVSDPTLGVLTGGAEFYGGTPLQNYLGERWYIGGGHYWIKKWLGIPLVFGSNFAMRAQVWERVRDHVDRDNARIHDDLDLTIRLRPSDGVRYDPQLRMPVSARPVQTLSGLSRRVFKVASTFAVSWPEGAKWRRAQPSAGSASAAEWVPDGDDWAAGYGR
- a CDS encoding GNAT family N-acetyltransferase, which encodes MSGLRVVPANEASWDDLQAILTGVAGRCQCQRQRLGDHDWWYMPESERAAILRAETHCDDPRATETIGIVAYHDDEPVAWCAVDRRGVYGRVRGSPVPWQGRDEDPDDDTVWAIACMIVRKGYRRQGLTYALVAAAAEHARSRGAAAIEGYPMLTGGASVIWDELNVGPVGPFLAAGFREVSHPTKRRLVMRLDF
- a CDS encoding glycosyl hydrolase family 28-related protein yields the protein MPAPVPRLAAPTARTARAARTARTARAARIAAVATGTALIASALLATPATAAPPRTVDPFHPDFGPNVTIYSPDTPVAAIRADLDALHAQQVDAEMSTERQAVYFLPGEYGSAADPLQVKVGYYTEIAGLGTSPEDVTVHGAVEVYNRCLADGGTGNCLALVNFWRTISNLSIDIQDADRGCRTGTDFWAVSQAVSMRRLDIAGGNLSLMDYCTAGPQYASGGFIADSRLPNVINGSQQQWLIRNSEVASWSNAVWNQVFSGVVGAPDDAGFPDPPYTTLDTTPVSREKPYLYVDDDGRYSVRVPAAQHESSGVTWADGETAGRSIPITDFYIATPADSVKDINNALARGQHLILTPGVYDIAQTIKVKRANTVVLGLGHATLTAVGGAVPLEVKDADGIVVAGVTIDAGTELSPVLLRVGAADSDKALDPANPITLSDVYFRVGGPHIGKTTTALEVNADDVLIDHTWVWRGDHGVEGFTNGVNGDTDRWQTNTGTVGVIVNGDDVTATGLFVEHFQTYNTVWNGENGRVVLYQNELPYDPPTQADWTQPNGTLGYPGYKVADDVTTHRLDGAGVYVFNQNNPSILTANGFEVPGTPGVQLHHIMTVNLSAGTVQHVVNGVGGQADNTNTGTPQFVVDYPLP
- a CDS encoding aldo/keto reductase: MQQRALGRTGRSVSAIGLGTWQLGADWGAVSEEDATAVLAASVDNGVALFDTADVYGDGRSESIIGRFLAARPGHGITVATKMGRRLAQEPENYTPENFRAWTERSRRNLSVDTLDLVQLHCPPTAVIEDDATYDALDDLVAAGAIAAYGVSVETCAQALAAIARPNVTNVQIIFNPFRLKPLDEVLPAAEATGVAVFARVPLASGLLSGKYTADTTFAADDHRTYNRHGEAFDRGETFSGVEFETGVQATAELAGALPDGVTLPAATLAWIASRPGVTSVIPGARNVRQASSNADAAALLDGAQQETGFDVAAFDRVVHEVYDRDLRDAIHPLW